One Spinacia oleracea cultivar Varoflay chromosome 4, BTI_SOV_V1, whole genome shotgun sequence DNA segment encodes these proteins:
- the LOC110798749 gene encoding uncharacterized protein produces MKTNPRSSKRKEKRSQKHSKKKSRSSREKPRKLKQRDHSVSCFDEDSISIKLVSCSSPGDDSRSKKRGRSRDRRHKRDKKRSKRSSGDDSPHVKESKKSKKSRGSDSRKKRHVKRRKRDRSVSSSSSRSRSFPLREPGDDSDREFERKEEKVESKERKGREKDREKSGSKRSRHSSRSLSPCSVHSGNSSHYSEERVLEKSNPKRLKSVIVVMKEKKVPEEQELNRVDGHENEIVFDYDDYPSKSNDSIDGVSGREALSYSHDVSSEKRTLGEPNKEPVASDIRTSDFRGIQRHFVEGSGGLSSSYVRSKVDVPSIENRSAVFTANAGPNHEDLEAILRQKALENLLKRQVNLSTKVTAGKKGDHDTEVNRSSIVKAQPVDQSMPHVEGNNKAVQNVGKVVNDVTYTSNTTNLRGPLEDTGPSKDNNDVHLLSAKVETAHPEEKCKTPGNFINSRSNVGLSMSRKEILGAKNTWKRQLTPRESSQKNLSAPKEMIVKDSNEKMMSQEKFQRKLCVPQETNSKDSTRDAASPQIGRKGSTVKVDTVAVSEASSSAPASGHESRNDNTNETDEDTQFEKKSMSVMRGGEMVQVSYKVYIPKKIPALARRQLKR; encoded by the exons ATGAAAACTAATCCGCGTTCATCCAAACGCAAGGAAAAACGATCTCAG AAACATAGCAAGAAGAAAAGTAGGAGCAGTAGGGAGAAACCCAGGAAATTAAAACAACGGGATCATTCGGTTTCGTGTTTTGATGAGGATTCGATTTCGATTAAGTTGGTATCGTGTTCTAGTCCAGGGGATGATTCTAGGAGTAAGAAGAGAGGTAGGTCTAGGGACAGAAGGCATAAGAGAGATAAGAAGAGGAGTAAGAGAAGCAGTGGAGACGATTCTCCTCATGTAAAAGAATCGAAGAAATCGAAGAAGAGTCGAGGTTCTGACTCTCGGAAGAAGCGGCATGTGAAAAGGCGGAAGAGGGACCGTAGTGTTAGTTCTTCAAGTAGCCGGTCTAGGAGTTTCCCTCTACGTGAACCTGGTGATGATAGTGACAGAGAGTTTGAGAGGAAAGAAGAGAAGGTAGAATCAAAGGAACGGAAGGGTAGAGAAAAAGATAGGGAAAAGAGTGGGAGTAAGAGGAGTAGGCATAGTTCAAGAAGTTTATCTCCATGTAGCGTACATAGTGGGAATAGTAGTCATTATAGTGAGGAGAGGGTGTTGGAGAAGAGTAATCCTAAGAGATTGAAATCTGTCATAGTTGTTATGAAGGAAAAGAAGGTACCTGAAGAACAAGAATTGAATAGGGTTGACGGACATGAAAATGAAATTGTTTTTGATtatgatgactaccctagcaagAGTAATGACAGTATTGATGGTGTTAGTGGAAGAGAAGCACTGTCATATTCACACGATGTTAGTTCTGAGAAAAGGACCTTGGGTGAGCCAAATAAGGAACCTGTTGCGTCTGATATCAGGACTTCAGATTTTCGGGGTATCCAAAGACATTTTGTTGAGGGAAGTGGTGGATTAAGTTCAAGTTATGTCAGGTCAAAGGTCGATGTTCCCTCGATAGAAAATAGGAGTGCAGTTTTTACTGCAAATGCAGGTCCAAACCATGAAGATCTTGAAGCAATTTTAAGACAGAAAGCCTTGGAGAATCTACTCAAACGCCAAGTCAATTTATCCACAAAAGTTACTGCTGGTAAGAAAGGTGACCATGATACTGAAGTGAACAGGTCTTCAATTGTGAAGGCTCAACCTGTTGATCAGTCAATGCCTCATGTTGAGGGCAACAATAAAGCTGTGCAAAATGTAGGGAAGGTTGTTAATGATGTTACATATACTAGTAATACTACTAACTTACGTGGTCCTTTGGAAGATACTGGTCCGTCCAAAGATAATAATGATGTTCATTTATTGAGCGCAAAGGTGGAAACTGCCCATCCAGAAGAGAAGTGTAAGACCCCTGGCAATTTTATTAATAGCAGATCTAATGTTGGCTTATCCATGTCTAGGAAAGAGATTCTTGGAGCAAAGAACACCTGGAAGAGACAATTGACCCCACGAGAATCTTCTCAGAAAAACCTATCAGCTCCTAAAGAGATGATAGTGAAGGATTCTAATGAGAAGATGATGTCACAAGAAAAATTTCAACGTAAACTTTGCGTACCACAAGAAACTAACAGCAAGGATTCTACTAGGGATGCTGCATCTCCCCAAATTGGTCGTAAAGGTAGCACTGTAAAAGTTGATACCGTTGCTGTTTCTGAGGCTTCCTCTTCGGCGCCAGCTTCTGGCCATGAAAGCAGGAATGATAATACCAATGAAACCGATGAGGACACACAGTTTGAGAAGAAGTCAATGTCTGTCATGCGGGGTGGTGAAATGGTGCAG GTAAGCTACAAGGTATATATCCCGAAGAAAATTCCTGCTTTAGCCAGAAGGCAACTGAAGCGATGA
- the LOC130472036 gene encoding protein FAR1-RELATED SEQUENCE 5-like, protein MDDDLIDLNIDLNRAIEEKLYNYDENLENHREVYDVEDEVEDEVEGTSQQVMVPNHCIEEGSIIHSIDTNHDIFENPNNEQEQNIDKELDGRKNRYKEGTTIVNGKYFYCSAAGIRDPPKNKELKNEDDQSDAKKKEMRKRIMITRTKCEAQIFAKKNENGDFEIEKHVVVHNHPLTREISNYLHRLERQMTEPKKEAIEAMSECGLRPIESYRYMSTETGGDDCQIDGKDSQTLVNKLYDLPSIDPEFLFRVRLNDEGKVECLFWRDSMMREDYKIYGDVLAMGGKHPISIFTDQDAAIAAGIQQVFPSSRHRLCLWHLSKNANSRFGLLKSDKNFKNAFYKCLSGCITPNDFEETWKSMINTFKLEKDNWFNTLYGLKEKWCTALSKDFFYAGILSSQRSESTNHAVGFKANKSTTLTEFYSIFQATINRWRETEEKDDFDCTRGIPTSELSMSAILKQAANVYTITLCSSGK, encoded by the exons ATGGACGACGATTTAATCGATTTGAATATCGATTTAAATCGCGCAATAGAAGAAAAATTGTATAATTATGACG aaaatttagAGAATCATAGAGAAGTATACGACGTTGAAGATGAAGTTGAAGATGAAGTTGAAGGCACATCTCAGCAAGTTATGGTTCCAAATCATTGTATTGAAGAAG GTTCAATAATACATTCAATTGATACAAACCACGACATCTTTGAAAATCCAAATAATGAGCAGGAACAAAACATTGATAAAGAATTAGATGGCA GGAAGAatagatataaagaaggaaccaCAATAGTTAATGGAAAATACTTCTACTGCTCTGCTGCTGGAATAAGAGACCCTCCTAAAAACAAAGAACTCAAAAATGAAGATGATCAATCAGATGCAAAGAAGAAAGAAATGAGAAAGAGAATTATGATAACAAGAACAAAATGTGAAGCTCAAATATTTGCAAAGAAGAATGAAAATGgagattttgaaatagaaaagcaTGTAGTGGTACATAATCACCCATTGACAAGAGAAATAAGTAATTATCTCCACCGATTGGAACGACAAATGACAGAGCCTAAAAAAGAAGCTATTGAGGCAATGTCAGAATGTGGCCTGAGACCAATTGAGTCTTATAGATATATGTCAACAGAAACTGGTGGAGACGACTGT CAAATTGATGGCAAGGATTCACAAACACTAGTGAACAAACTGTATGACTTACCATCAATAGATCCTGAGTTCCTTTTCAGAGTAAGACTCAATGATGAAGGAAAAGTTGAGTGTCTATTTTGGAGGGATTCTATGATGAGAGAAGATTACAAAATATATGGAGATGTTCTA GCTATGGGAGGAAAGCACCCTATATCAATTTTCACTGATCAAGATGCAGCTATTGCTGCTGGAATACAACAG GTTTTTCCTTCTTCAAGACATAGGTTATGCTTATGGCACTTGAGTAAAAATGCAAACAGTAGATTTGGTTTATTGAAGTCTgataaaaacttcaaaaacgCATTCTACAAGTGTTTAAGTGGGTGTATAACACcaaatgattttgaagaaacttgGAAATCTATGATCAACACTTTTAAACTGGAAAAGGATAATTGGTTCAACACATTGTATGGTCTTAAAGAAAAATGGTGTACagctttaagtaaagattttttttatgCCGGTATACTTTCTTCACAAAGAAGTGAAAGTACAAACCATGCTGTTGGATTCAAAGCAAATAAAAGTACAACATTAACAGAGTTCTATAGTATTTTTCAAGCTACAATAAATCGATGGAGAGAAACCGAAGAAAAAGACGACTTTGACTGTACAAGAGGAATACCTACTTCAGAGCTAAGTATGAGTGCTATATTAAAACAGGCAGCAAATGTATACACGATAACACTTTGTAGTAGTGGCAAGTAG